The genomic stretch CCGCCTTGGCGATCACCGAGCAGATCCGCGCGTGAGCGTACTGGACGTAATAAACGGGGTTCTCGTCGGACTGCTTCTCGGCCAGATCCAGGTCGAAATCCATGTGGGTGTCGTGCGAGCGCATCAGGTAGAAGAACCGCGCGACATCGCAGCCGATCCGCATCTGCTCGGCCTCGGGCGCGTTCGGCGCGGCGTTCTTTCCGATTTCGGCCATCAGGTCGCGAAGGGAGTAGATGTTCCCGTCGCGCTTGCGCATCGGCGCGGGTTTGCCGTCCTTGACGAACCGCACGATCTGGAAGATGACCACTTCGAGCCGCTTCTTGGCTTCCTCCAGCGCGGCCTGGCACGCATCGCGCTCAGCGGGGCTCTTGTAGAGTTCGCGCTCAAAGTCGGACAGGTCAGCCGAGTCGGACATGTTCGACTCCACCTCGCCCTTCGCCCCTCGCCCTTCGCCACTTCCCTCTGACTCTTCGCTTCTCGCCTCTCGCCTCTCGCCTTCCCCCTCCTCCAGCAAGGCCCCCACCACCGCCTGGAGCCGCCCGATGTAGCCGTGGTGGTCCGGGCCGAGGATGGTCAGCAGCTTGTCGGCGGGCTGAACGTGGCCCTCGGCGTCGGGCTTGGACCCCCTTCTGAACTTGTCCTTGTGATAGGCGACGTCGCTGGCGATGTAGGTCAGTCGTCCGTCTTTGCGACGCAGCACGCGGTCCTTCTGATCGCCGAACTTGGTCGAGCGCAGCCAAAGAGTGGCTCCCCCTCCTTGACTGGGCGCCACTCTGGCAGTGAGCTCCGACTCGTTCGACTTGTCAGACAGGTCGGACAGATCATCATCGGTGGTCCCTTCATCCCCTTGTCCCTCGGTCCCGGGTTCCTCTTCTTCCTCGACCGGCTGGTCGTGCCGGACGATCTGGTCCGGCTCGCCCTTCTTCTTCAGGATTTCGAGCTGGTAGGGCTCCACATCCGCCGCGCCCTTGGCGTCCAGCTCCTCCAGACATCCCGCCACGGTGCCGCTGTCATGCAACGACTGCTCCGAGAACCACGTGTCGAAAGTGGTGGAGAAGCTGGAGAGGTCTTGGCGCTGCCTGGAAAGCATGATCGCCTGAACCCGGGATTGCCAGACAGATAGCGGCTGTTCATTGAAGTCGTCGAAGCAATCTACTCCGTCCCACGCGTCATGCAGGTCCCTTGCGGCATCTAGAACATGTTCACCAAGATATCCGTTCTCTGGAAATGAGAAGTACTGGTCCGGCTTTTGTGGATGGGTCCACCCCTTCGGGTTCCGCTCCTTGTCGACAACTTCGTAGTAGTGCTGGACGCTCTTGGTAAACAACCGCATCTGCTCGCTGTTCACTCCGTCGTTGATGTAGTACTCCCGGTGGACCGGGTGCCCGGCGGCTTCCAGCACGTTGCACAGCGTGCTGCCGAACGCCGCGCCGCGCCCCGAGCCCACCGTGATGGGGCCGTTCGGGTTCACCGAGACGAATTCGACGTTCAATCGGAGAGGTGCTGGGTGTTGGGTGTTCAGGTTTTCAGGTGAAGAAGCGATGCGCGATGCGCGATGCGCGATGGGGGAGGCGGAGTTCTTGAAGCCCTCGACTCCGAGCTCCAAGACCCTCGGCACGTGGGCCGCGACGGCCGACGGGTTCAGGCGGAGGTTGATGAAGCCGGGGCCTGCGATTTCGGCGGAGGAAATCAGGGGTGCGCTGCTATGCCCGTCCGACTGGTCTGACTTGTCAGACAAGTCCGACGGGGCCAAGCAAGCCACCAACCTCTCCGCGATCTCGCGCGGGGGCTTGCCGGCGACCTTGGAGGCTGCCAGCGCGAAGTTGCACGCGAAGTCGCCGTGGCTGGGGTCCTTCGGGTCGGCGACCTCGATCGCGGGCAGCCCTTCCGGCGGCAAACAGCCCTCGCGGACCAGATTCTGGACCGCGTTCTCAAGCAAGGACTGAAGGGCGCCGCGCAACAAGGTCCACCCTAGGTACCCGAAGCGGCGTCTCCGTTGCCGGAGTTTGGCATATGCGGGAGAGACGCCAGGGGGATGACGAGTGAAGGGATGAAGAGATGAAGGGATGAGGAGAAGTGGCAATGATGGGGTGAAGCGATGAGGAGATGAGGGGATCCCGGACTTGAGCCAGGGCACTCTGTTCCCCGGCCCTCAGACCTCAGACCTTGCCCCTCATCGCTTCACCCCTTCATCCTTTCACTGGTCCCCCTACTCCGCGTCTTCGCGGGGCAGATAGGAGAACTTGGTGAACCACGCCCGGGCCACGAAGAGCAGCACCGCCGTCAGCACTCCGATCGTCACCCATCCCGTCGTCGGCGAGATGTAATCCAGGCCATTGTCGCCCGTCATCGCGCCCAACATGTTCTGGCCCCCTGTCGAGGGCTTTTCGGCGATCGCCTTCAGATAGGTGAACACCGACAGCTTGTAGATGTTGCCGGTCATGTTCGTGACCGCCGTTTCCCACCCAAAGCAGAAGATCAGGTTCGCGAGCATCGAGCGGTTCATCAGCAGGCTGGTGAACGTGAACAGCGTTGAATAGGCCACCGCGCCCGCCAGAATCCCCTTGACATCGCGGAAGAAGTAGGGGTTGGCGAATGCGTCCGCGCCATAGATCGCCAAGGAAATCGCCAGCAGCGCGAGGATCGAAACCGCCGCAACCACGATCCACACCGCGATCAGGCGGCTCGTGAGGAGCGTTGCCCTCGGGATCGGGCGCGTCAGCAGGTACACGATGGTCTTCTGCTCGATCTCCTGCGCAATGATCGATGCGCTGAAGATCGCCGCCGCCAGCATCATCGCCCGATACACGAGCAAGCTCGAGAGGCTGTTGTAGGCGTCCGCGGGCACGCCGTTGGGCAGCACGCCGAAATACACCTTGCTCAGGCCGAAAAGCGCGATCACGAGTGCCGTCCAGCCCAGCGCGCGCGGCAGCCGAAGCAGGTCTTTTAGGGTGGCCGAAATCAAATAACCTTCCATCATCCACCCACCAGATAAGCGAACACCGACTCCAGGTTGTTGTCGGGCGAGCTGAAGCCCTCAATTCGCAGTCCATGCTCCATGACGAGTTGCGGAAGGTAAAGGTAAAAGCTCTCAGCCTCTCGGGTCTGGAGCTCGAGCGCCCTTCCACCCGGGTCAAATTGAATGTTCACCACAAACGGCATCCCTGCGAGCCTCGCGGCGACCTCGCGCGGCTGGTCCGATTCGATGCGAATGCGGTGCGGGTGCTTGTCGATCAGTTCGCGGATGACCCTAAGGTCGCCTGCGGCCATCAATCGTCCGCGATGCAAAAGGAGCAGGTTGCGGGTCATCTGCTCGACCTCGAAGAGGATGTGGCTGCTGACAAGCACCGACTTGCCGCGATCGCCGTATTCGGCGAGCACGTCCATGAACTCGCGCCGCCCTACGGGGTCGAGGCCGTTCAGCGGCTCGTCGAGCAGGATGATTTCGGGTTCGTGGAGCATCGCCTGGGCGAGCTTTACCCTCTGCCGCATGCCTTTGGAGTAGCCGCCGATGTGGCGGTCGATGGCGGGGGTCATGCCGACACGGTCGAGCATGGTCTTGGCGCGGTCCTCGGCTTCCGATTTGCCAAAGCCCGACATCCGCGCCATGAGGCTCACGAACTCGAATCCGGTCTGGTGCTCATAGAAGTTGTCGACATCCGGGCAGTAGCCGAGCAGCTTATAGACGTCCGGGTTGGCGAAGGGGTCGTGGCCGAGCACCCTTACGGTGCCAGTCGTCGGGCGCATCTGGCCGGTGACCAGCCGCATCATCGTGGTTTTGCCCGCGCCGTTCATGCCCAGCAGCGCGGTGATGCCGGGTCCGAGCGTGCAGGTGACGTCGTTGAGCCCGATCACCTGGCCGTACCAGCGGGAGGCGTTCACGAACTCGATCATCCGACCACCTCCACCGGCCTGATCTGTCGCCAAGCGATGAACAGGAATCCGGCGGACAGTACCGTCATTACGAGGATCATCAACCAGAACGAAGGCGCCGGGATTTCGGCGATGCCCCTTGCCTGAATGCCAAAGGGAAGCGATCCATCGGTCCCCAGCACCGACTTCGCCATGCCGATCTGCACGCCGTCCACGCTGGCGTAGTAGAGCTTGCCCATCGTCGCGCGGGCGGCCGCCGGCGCGCCATGAGCCTCCCGATAGGCGATCTCCATGCCCTTTGTGAAGAAGCTGGTCAGGAAGTAGATCGCCGCAAGGACCGCACCGGCGATGCGCCCCTGCTTGAACATCGAGCTCACGCCGATGATCAGGCTGCTATAGAACGCCGCGCCAAGGGGCAGCATGAGCAAAAGCTTGAAGAAAAGCAGCCGATCCTGGGAGAAGAACCCGAACTCCGCGTAGCTGAGCGCCGCGTAGCCGAAGAAAAAGAACGTCGGCACGGCCATCACCAGCAACAGGGTCATGAACACGCCGAACCACTTGCCCAGGAGGTAGTCGCGCTTATCGCAGGGCTTGCTGAGATACACCAGCAAGGCGTTGGCCCTCATGTCGTTGGCGATGACGCCCGCCCCCACGAGGAGCGCGAGCATGAAGAGCCAGAGCTGGCCCATGGACCATCCGTGGAGGAACTGGTCCTTCCACACGATGCCCTTCATGAACTGATTGACCATCGGCTGGCCCTGCGGCCCCATAAGGGTCGAGGACTGCTGGTCCATGAAATAGAGCACAAAGATCATCGCCACGTAATAGCCGCTGGAAATGATCGTCAGCCACCAAAACTGCTTGCGCTTGATGCCGAGCAGAAAGGTCTGCTTCGCGATCACCCACCACCGGTAGAGCGGCGGGGCCAGTGGCCCATCGTAGTTGCGATAGCTCAGGTCGGCAATAGGACTAGCCATGGACGGCCTCCAGGAAAGCGTCTTCCAAAGACCGTTCCGCCACGCCATAGCCTCGAATCTGAGCATTCGACATGGCTGCAATCTCGAAGAGCTTTTTCAGAATCTCATCCGGGGTGCCGGGGCCTTTCAGCCGGTAGCTCGCGTGCTTGCTGCTGAGCAGCTCGTAGCCGGCCATCGTCACGCCGTTGATGAAGGCGCCGCTCGGCTCGCGAAGCTCCACGTCCACCGGGTGGCCTTCGATCTTCTTGAGCTCTTGAATGGGTCCGGCGGCTCGCAGCTTCCCGCGTACGACGACCATCGCGTGGTCGCAGACGCGCTCCACGTCTGGCAACAGGTGGCTGCTGAGGATGACGTTCAGGCCCTTGCCGTGCGTGATCGAGCGGATCAGCTCCAGCATGTCTTCGCGGCCGGCTGGGTCAAGGCCGTTCGTGGGTTCATCGAGGAGAAGCAGCTTGGGCCCGTGGACCAGCGCCTGCGCCAGCTTGATGCGCTGCTTCATGCCGGTGGAATAGGTCTCCACATTCCGGTATCGCGCTTCGCCGAGGCCGCAGTATTCCAGCACCTCGTGGGCGCGCCGCAGCGCCTGCTCAGAGGGCATTCCCGCCAGCTCGCCCGCATAGGAGACAAACTGTACGGCGGTCAGGCCAGGTATGTGGCAGTCCTGCTCGGGCATCAGCCCGACCCTCTGCCGGATCTCCTTTGACTGCCGGCCGACCGTGAGCCCGAGCACATGGCCCGAACCCTCCGCGGCGTCGAGGAACCCAAGCATCGTCTTGAGCAGGGTGGTTTTGCCGGCGCCGTTGGGTCCCAGCAGCCCGACGCAGCCTTCCGGGACCTCGACGCTGAAGTTGTCGAGGGCTGTGAAATGGCCGTATCGAACCGTGAGGTTCTGGACTGCTGCGACAGACAAGGGGAGACTCCTTCTCGCTATTCGGCGAGGCCTTCGGAGAACCAGAGCGCCAGTTCGCGCGCGGCCGCCTCGGGGTCGCTGCTGCTGTGGGTGAGGTTGTCTTCGATGCTAAGGGCCAGGTCGCCGCGAATGGTGCCGGGCTCGGCCTCTAGCGGGTTCGTAGCGCCCATCATCGTGCGGATCGCCTTGACGGCGTTGGTACCGCGCACGGCGACGACGGCCACCGGGCCGCTGCAGAGGTAGCTGACGACGTCCTCGAAGAACCCCTTGCCACGGTGTTCGGAGTAGTGTTCCTCGACGAGCGAGCGTTGAGGGACGATGAGCTTGAGGCCGACGATCTTAAGGTCTCGGGCTTCGATGCGGCGGAGGATTTCGCCGTTCAGGTTTCGGCGGACGCCGCCGGGCTTGATCAATACGAGCGTGGTTTCCATGCGTTCGGGGAGTTCCTTAGGGCATGGAGGATACCGGAACTGGGCTGACGCCGATCCGGAGGGCTGGGACCAGAGGTACCGTTGTGCCTAGGACTATGGATTTGGAGCAACACCGTTACGCTCCGTCATTCGTGGCGACGGATGGCAACGCGTAGGTTGCGGTGGGTGAGGTTGGTGAGGGTGGTAAGGATGGAGGCGATCCTGCTGTAGACTGGAGCCACCATGTTCACGGGCATTATTCAAGCCTTGGGTGCCGTCAAGAGCCTGAACGGGTTCTTGCTTACCCTTGAGACCCCTACGGGCGCCTGGGAGGACGAGGTCAAGATCGGCGAGAGCATCGCCGTGAACGGCTGCTGCCTGACCGTCGCCTCGATGGACGGAGGCCTTCAGTTCGCATTGAGCGATGAAACCTTCAAGCGGACAAACCTCGGAGGGCTAGCGCCTGGTTCCAGGGTCAACCTGGAACGTGCCCTGCGGGCGGCGGACCGCATGGGCGGGCATATCGTCCAGGGGCACGTGGACGGCGTCGGAGAGTGCCTGAACATCCGCCAAGAGGAGGAATGCAAGGTGTTTCGCTTCGGCACGCCCGGAGGTGGGTCGGACCGGTACTTGGCGGACAAATGCTCGATCGCGGTGGATGGGATTTCGTTGACCGTGGTCCGGCCAAGCGCGGGCGCCTTCGACGCCTGGATCATCCCGCACACGCTACAGAACACGAACCTCGGCACGATGCAGGTGGGCCAGGCCGTGAACATGGAGTTCGACATCCTCTACAAGTACGTCGAGCGGTTGATTGGGAACCGATAGTTTGGGCGTGGCTGCTGCAGAAGCTCGGTGGGCCCGCTAATAGCTTGGTTCGACCGTAGAGAAACGACCTCGGAGAGGTCAAAGACCGTTAGCCGGTGGTCGAGCGAAGCGAGACCCCGGGTTCGCGGGCACCCCAGCTTCCGCTCCCCGGAGGGGTGTCAGAAGGAGGAGCCGCGCATCCTCTACTCAACTGAAGCGCTGCACCCCATAAAGAAAAGCGCCCCCAAGCCGGGAGGCTCGGGGGCGACGAGATTGGCCTAAGGCAAGAATTACTTGCGTCGGCGAATCAGCGCGAGCGCGCCAAGACCGAGAACCGCGATGGAAGCGGGCTCGGGAACAGGATTGGCTTCGAGCTGCATGTAGAAGTTGGCAAGGAAGGTGCCGCCACCGAAAGATCGGACATCGCCTGAAGTGAACACACCATCGTTTGCGACATCTCGGAAGTAGTTGTCGGCGGAAGAGCCGATCGTTACCCCGCCGCCCGCGAAGAGCGCAGTCGCCCCCGAGGCGAGAAGGGTGTTCGTTCCCGTGGCAACAAAGGCCAGCTCGACGCCACCGGTTCCATCCGCCCAGGCAAAGCCGGAACCGAGGTTCAACATGCCAGTCTCATAGGCGCCGTCGGCCAGGGCTCCGAAGGAAACCCTATACGCCGCCAGAGCGCCGCTAAAGATGTTGACGGTGTTGGTCGTGTCCAAGCCATCGTAGAACGTTACGAGCACATCGAACCCGTTGTTGGCACCTTGGACCGCAAAGCCCATGTTGTAGCCAACAATCTGACGATTCGTGCCGCCCAAGTTGATACCGTCACCAACGTGCGTGCGAGGGGTGCTACCGGTGGTGAACAGAGTTCCAGCGCGATTGTCGTAGACCAGTTCAGCCTGAGATATTGCTGCAACAAAGAGCAGCGAAAGAACTAGAAGCTTTTTCATTTCTCCTCCAAAAAGACAAATGCCAACCGAGAATGCTATTCACGCCTCAGGCGGCACTGGACACATGATAATCGCTAATAGGACAAATACCAGCATTTACCCAAAGAAGTCAGGTACAAATACGTGTCACGAGGAGCACTTTTCCTGCTCTTCGCGCGAGTGGGCAAGCAATATTACCAGGCTACTCTATGGTTTAGCGATCAGAGGTAAAGCTCTTTGATGCCAATCACCGAACCTAAAGCCAGGAGTATCGCTTCCCAAGCCGCCCGCCCAATCCACTCCGCCCGGCGCTTGTTCTCTTGAGCGATGCTTGCGGCAACATCGGCGGGGTTCCCAGAGAGTTCTTCTCGCTTGGTCGTGCCAAAGCGGGGCCCTTTCGCCTCACCGCCAAAAACCTTGCCGTCGATGAGCAGCTTGTTTCCAGGCACATCGAGAAGCCAGAGTCGAACCTTGACCTTCGTGTTGCTTGCAGCCCCACTTAGGTTCGCGAGTACCGCACTAGCCTCGTAGTTTTGCTGGGAGGCGTCGGAGATCGTGGCCAAGATAACGAAGTTGGCTCCAAGCTCATCGCCCAGCTTCTTGAGACCCCGCTGGCCACGGTCTTTGGCTTTTGTCAAATCCAGTTGCAGCTTCTGGATCGCCGCTCTGACGTCGTCCTCGGCGAATCCCTCATAGCGCACCTCCCGGATTGCCTGATGAAGCTTCTCTCGGACCACCCTTGCAGCTTCAGCTCGTACGCTCTCCTTGTCGGCATTGGGAAAGCGAGGCTCAAAAGTGCTCTGGATGCCGGCCACCGCGACACGAATCCGGTCGTCCTGTGCCTTTGCCGCAGGCAAGAGGGCCAAAGTGATGCAGAGAAGTGCGAAGATCTTGCTCAGGGCCATCGCAGTTCAGACGCGCGGCCGATGCGCCGCGTTCCGCCCCGAGACGAGAGAAGCGGAGGCTCGACTGGCATACGGGTGGCCTCTTTTTGGGGCATGTCGGGAGGGGTCCGTCCGGTAACCTGCCCGCATGGCCCAACTCCCCGACCACGTCCTAAGGAACCGTCAGTTCTGGTCGGATATGGCCGGGAACTGGGTCGCCCCAGGAAGGCGCGCCTGGGAGCAAAAGGAGATCACGTGGGGCTGTTTCGAGGTCCCCGAGCGAACGGTTGGTGCGCTTGGCGACCTATCCCAATGGGCCGATAGGGACGTCATCGAGCTCGGCTGCGGCACCGCGTACTTCTCTTCCTGGTTCGCGCGGCTGGGGGCCAGACCCGTCGGCATCGACATCACCCCTCCGCAACTCGAATCGGCCCGCGCTTTTCAGCAGGAGTTCGGCCTGGAGTTTCCCTTAATCGAAGGGAGCGCCGAGGAGGTGCCATATCCCGATGCGAGCTTCGATCTTGCATTCAGCGAGTTCGGGGCAAGCATCTGGTGCGACCCGGCGAAGTGGATTCCTGAGGCGGCCAGGCTCTTGAGGCCCGGCGGCAAGCTTGTCTTTCTGCGGAACTCGACCCTCTCGATCTTGTGCACGGCCCTAACTGGCCCGACGACTGACGGCATGAAACGCGATCAGTTCGGCATGTACCGGTTGGAATGGGACGACGACGACTCGGTCGAATTCCATCCGCCGACCGGAGCGATGCTCAGAATCCTGAGGTCTGCCGGGTTCGAGGTTGAGGACCTGATCGAGCTTGAGCCGCCACCCGATGCACCGGAAACCCGCCACGAGTACATCAGCCTGGATTGGGCTCGACGCTGGCCGGCCGAAGAGATCTGGGTCGGGCGGAAGAAGGAGTGTTAGGGCAGGACTACTGCGCATCTCAAATGTCGCTATTCCGCCCTTACAGGGCTCGATCGCAAACGGCCACCAGGTTCCAGGGCTTTACCCTTCGCTTCAACATTTCGGCCCGTTGGGCCTCCGGAAACGACTTCTGAGATGCGCTCTAGCCTCCACCCCGAAGGGGTGGAGACATCTATTCCTGGAGACTTATTTGAAGCTGCAGGCGACCGTGATCCTGAAGAACACGTTGTTCTTGGGTCCGCTGGAGAGCTTGGAGTCGCGGTAAC from Armatimonadota bacterium encodes the following:
- a CDS encoding class I SAM-dependent methyltransferase — translated: MAQLPDHVLRNRQFWSDMAGNWVAPGRRAWEQKEITWGCFEVPERTVGALGDLSQWADRDVIELGCGTAYFSSWFARLGARPVGIDITPPQLESARAFQQEFGLEFPLIEGSAEEVPYPDASFDLAFSEFGASIWCDPAKWIPEAARLLRPGGKLVFLRNSTLSILCTALTGPTTDGMKRDQFGMYRLEWDDDDSVEFHPPTGAMLRILRSAGFEVEDLIELEPPPDAPETRHEYISLDWARRWPAEEIWVGRKKEC
- a CDS encoding PEP-CTERM sorting domain-containing protein, producing MKKLLVLSLLFVAAISQAELVYDNRAGTLFTTGSTPRTHVGDGINLGGTNRQIVGYNMGFAVQGANNGFDVLVTFYDGLDTTNTVNIFSGALAAYRVSFGALADGAYETGMLNLGSGFAWADGTGGVELAFVATGTNTLLASGATALFAGGGVTIGSSADNYFRDVANDGVFTSGDVRSFGGGTFLANFYMQLEANPVPEPASIAVLGLGALALIRRRK
- a CDS encoding ABC transporter permease subunit — its product is MMEGYLISATLKDLLRLPRALGWTALVIALFGLSKVYFGVLPNGVPADAYNSLSSLLVYRAMMLAAAIFSASIIAQEIEQKTIVYLLTRPIPRATLLTSRLIAVWIVVAAVSILALLAISLAIYGADAFANPYFFRDVKGILAGAVAYSTLFTFTSLLMNRSMLANLIFCFGWETAVTNMTGNIYKLSVFTYLKAIAEKPSTGGQNMLGAMTGDNGLDYISPTTGWVTIGVLTAVLLFVARAWFTKFSYLPREDAE
- the ndk gene encoding nucleoside-diphosphate kinase, translated to METTLVLIKPGGVRRNLNGEILRRIEARDLKIVGLKLIVPQRSLVEEHYSEHRGKGFFEDVVSYLCSGPVAVVAVRGTNAVKAIRTMMGATNPLEAEPGTIRGDLALSIEDNLTHSSSDPEAAARELALWFSEGLAE
- a CDS encoding ABC transporter permease subunit translates to MASPIADLSYRNYDGPLAPPLYRWWVIAKQTFLLGIKRKQFWWLTIISSGYYVAMIFVLYFMDQQSSTLMGPQGQPMVNQFMKGIVWKDQFLHGWSMGQLWLFMLALLVGAGVIANDMRANALLVYLSKPCDKRDYLLGKWFGVFMTLLLVMAVPTFFFFGYAALSYAEFGFFSQDRLLFFKLLLMLPLGAAFYSSLIIGVSSMFKQGRIAGAVLAAIYFLTSFFTKGMEIAYREAHGAPAAARATMGKLYYASVDGVQIGMAKSVLGTDGSLPFGIQARGIAEIPAPSFWLMILVMTVLSAGFLFIAWRQIRPVEVVG
- a CDS encoding riboflavin synthase translates to MFTGIIQALGAVKSLNGFLLTLETPTGAWEDEVKIGESIAVNGCCLTVASMDGGLQFALSDETFKRTNLGGLAPGSRVNLERALRAADRMGGHIVQGHVDGVGECLNIRQEEECKVFRFGTPGGGSDRYLADKCSIAVDGISLTVVRPSAGAFDAWIIPHTLQNTNLGTMQVGQAVNMEFDILYKYVERLIGNR
- a CDS encoding ABC transporter ATP-binding protein; the protein is MIEFVNASRWYGQVIGLNDVTCTLGPGITALLGMNGAGKTTMMRLVTGQMRPTTGTVRVLGHDPFANPDVYKLLGYCPDVDNFYEHQTGFEFVSLMARMSGFGKSEAEDRAKTMLDRVGMTPAIDRHIGGYSKGMRQRVKLAQAMLHEPEIILLDEPLNGLDPVGRREFMDVLAEYGDRGKSVLVSSHILFEVEQMTRNLLLLHRGRLMAAGDLRVIRELIDKHPHRIRIESDQPREVAARLAGMPFVVNIQFDPGGRALELQTREAESFYLYLPQLVMEHGLRIEGFSSPDNNLESVFAYLVGG
- a CDS encoding arginine--tRNA ligase, with the protein product MRGALQSLLENAVQNLVREGCLPPEGLPAIEVADPKDPSHGDFACNFALAASKVAGKPPREIAERLVACLAPSDLSDKSDQSDGHSSAPLISSAEIAGPGFINLRLNPSAVAAHVPRVLELGVEGFKNSASPIAHRASRIASSPENLNTQHPAPLRLNVEFVSVNPNGPITVGSGRGAAFGSTLCNVLEAAGHPVHREYYINDGVNSEQMRLFTKSVQHYYEVVDKERNPKGWTHPQKPDQYFSFPENGYLGEHVLDAARDLHDAWDGVDCFDDFNEQPLSVWQSRVQAIMLSRQRQDLSSFSTTFDTWFSEQSLHDSGTVAGCLEELDAKGAADVEPYQLEILKKKGEPDQIVRHDQPVEEEEEPGTEGQGDEGTTDDDLSDLSDKSNESELTARVAPSQGGGATLWLRSTKFGDQKDRVLRRKDGRLTYIASDVAYHKDKFRRGSKPDAEGHVQPADKLLTILGPDHHGYIGRLQAVVGALLEEGEGERREARSEESEGSGEGRGAKGEVESNMSDSADLSDFERELYKSPAERDACQAALEEAKKRLEVVIFQIVRFVKDGKPAPMRKRDGNIYSLRDLMAEIGKNAAPNAPEAEQMRIGCDVARFFYLMRSHDTHMDFDLDLAEKQSDENPVYYVQYAHARICSVIAKAAESGLRVVGLSGVQAGEPSNPGSEHRAPENRTPENPNTSLLTHPKELALIKKILDLPFEVRRCAEDYGVHRLTTYAMDLARAYHGFYDACRVIQPEEPELSQARLALCEAARTGLRAVFELLGISAPERMERAEPAA
- a CDS encoding ABC transporter ATP-binding protein; translation: MSVAAVQNLTVRYGHFTALDNFSVEVPEGCVGLLGPNGAGKTTLLKTMLGFLDAAEGSGHVLGLTVGRQSKEIRQRVGLMPEQDCHIPGLTAVQFVSYAGELAGMPSEQALRRAHEVLEYCGLGEARYRNVETYSTGMKQRIKLAQALVHGPKLLLLDEPTNGLDPAGREDMLELIRSITHGKGLNVILSSHLLPDVERVCDHAMVVVRGKLRAAGPIQELKKIEGHPVDVELREPSGAFINGVTMAGYELLSSKHASYRLKGPGTPDEILKKLFEIAAMSNAQIRGYGVAERSLEDAFLEAVHG